A window of Clostridiales bacterium genomic DNA:
CTGTAAAGGGTGCTGTCAATCACCCTACGATGTAACGTCACTAGTAGATGCTAATCTATTAGAAAAAAGGTCGGAGGTATATGCCGTTAGTACGACTGGGCAGTTACAAGCCCATCCACCTTTAGGTGGTGGGTAGTTGACAAATTAGATAAATTAGGTATAAAACCCTTGAGTTTTAAAAGCTTGAGGGTTTTATATTTTTTTTTTAAAAATTAATTGTAAAGGTTAAATTAGATGTGTAAATATTATTTTTTTTGACGATATAGAAGTAGGAAGAAAAGCTAATAAACTGTCTATAAAAAGGGTGAAAAATATGAGCAAAAATAAAAAAGCAGTGTCTATAAAAACTAAAATAATAAAGCCAATGATATTGGTATTATTTTTGCAGATAGTAATAATTTTGCTAACTGCATGTTTTGGTGATACAACAAGTGAGCTTAGGAGCAACTCATATAATTTATTAGTTAAAGATGGAGAGATAATAAAGTATACGGTGGAAGATATTTTTTCTAAGTATGTTATTAGCGATAAGGATTATCAAGCTATAAATTCAAAACTAAAATTACAAGAAATAAATGTTGATACAGTAGATAATGCAATAATAGCGGTAGGAGGGGATTTAGAGAATATTATAAAAGAAATGGATGTTGAGGGTGCATTTATTGTTTTGGATCAGAATTTAACTAGAAAAGATGAAGGGAAATTAGGAATATATTTAAATAAAGATTTAACAGCAAGTGTTGGTTCATTAAAAGCCTTAAAAGAATTAAATTTAAGAGCTAACAGTTCATGGAATGATTCTTTTAAGATAGATCAAAGTAAAAGTTCAGATTTTTATAATAAAATAGCTAATGTAGCAAAAATAGGAAGCGTATCAAACTATAGAGATTATGGTTATTGGGGTAAGCCAGTTAATAAAGGTGAAAATGGGGCTATATGTGTCACATATACATTGCCATTGGTAAGAGATAATGGTACGTTTTATGGAGTTATGGGAATAGAAATTTCTTCAGATATCATAAGAAAGATTTTTAATGAAAAGTATCAAGTTAACGGAACATGTTCATTTATAGCGTATGGAAAGGAAAACACAGTAGATGCAATTTCTTTAATTCCAGATGACTCCAATATGTACATTATAAATATATTAGATCATGTAAAAAACAGAGAAGATATTTATAAAGTACAGGGAGTACCTAATAGTGAAGGAGAAAGTAATGTAGTGTATTTGTCAGATTTAAAAATAGATTCAGTAGGGAAGTATATAAAAGGCGAGGATATAAGAGTTTTAACTACTACTACAGAAGAGAATTTATTAGTGATACAAGATAGGATTTTAAAGGACTTGGTTGTAGGAATGATGATTGCATTAGTATGTGGCATTATAATTTCTATATTCACAGCTTCATTTGTTGCAAGTCCAATAACAAGACTTGTTAACAATGTTAAAAGAATGAATCCAAGTAAAGAGATAAAACTTGAGAGAGTAGGAATAACGCAAGTGGATGCGTTGGCTATGTCTATAGAGAATTTAGGTAAGAACGTATTGGATAATGCGTCTAAGTTGTCACAAATTATAAATTTAGTTAATATGCCAATAGGTGCATTTGAGTACTATGATAATTCTAATATGGTTTATTGCACACAATCATTTTTTAGCGTTGTGGGGATGCCAGTTAGTGAAAGTGAAGACCTATTTATAAACATGGAGAAATTTAAAAAAGTTCTATCTGAGATAACAAAAGATAGACTTCAAAATGAAAAAAATGTTTATCGCATAGAACAAGATGGCAAAGAAGAGTATATACGGGTAAAGATGCTAATAAATAATCAAAAAACATTAGGAGTTGTTGTTAATGTTACAGATGACATACTAAAGAAGCAAAAGATAGAATATGAGAGAGATCATGATGTTTTAACAGGGCTTTTAAACAGGATAGCGTTTAAAAGGGAAGTTGCAAATTATATGGCGAATCAAAAAAATGAAAAAGTTGCAGCATTTTTGATGTGGGATTTGGATAGTTTAAAATATATGAATGATACGTTTGGACACGAATTAGGAGATAAATATATAAAAATGGCTGCGGATGCTATAAATAAATTTACTAAATATGGTGGTATAGCAGGAAGGATAGGAGGAGACGAATTTACTGCATTTGTGGGAGGATTTGAGACAAAAGACGAAATAAGACAAATTATAAATAAAGTAAAAAGAGATTTTGATGCAACAGAAATAGAGTTACCTAATGGAACTAAGAAAGCCATGAGTGCATCGATGGGAGTTGCATGGTACCCACAAGATAGTATAGATTATGAGGAATTATGTAAATATGCAGATTATGCAATGTATGAAGTTAAGAAGAGTACCAAAGGCGCTCTTAAAGAATTTGATATTAATACATTTAAATCTGATTATGATAAATATGAATAAATTAATAAAAAATAGGCAGACACTAAAGATTAAGAAAATCTTTGGTGTTTGCCCATTTTTTTGAAATTTTTTAAGATTTAGAAAGATATTTTGGGTTGCATTTTTAGTGCAGACATTATATAATAGCCCATAAGCAATGGAAAATTAAAGCAAATAAAGAAAAGCGTATATATATTAGAATATTTAGTAAACAAAATACTAGTATAATATACAAAAAATGAAAGGAGGGGAACAAATAATTTCTGGTAAGGAGGACGTTTAGGTTAGTCTTTGTACGGGTTATTTGTTTTTTTGTTATGAAAGAGTTTGTAAATGTTTTAAGAAGGTCAGATTTTTTTGAAATGTCGAGCATAGAATCTAATTTAAAGCTATTAGATCTGCATATAAGAAATGGAAGTATAAAACTAAATACTTTAAGTTCTGAAGGTTCAACTATATTACATAGGGCAGTATCTGCACAAAAGGAAGATGTGGTAGAGTACTTGGTGAATTTAAAAAAAGATAATGTGTATATGGTTGATGTGAATAAGGAAGATAAAAACAAGATGACTCCGCTACTTTTAGCAGTTTTTGGTGGTCACACAAAAATAGTAGATATTTTGCTAAAGAGAGAGGATATTTTGTTAATGACTGACGATGTGATGAGGGATCCGTTATATGCGGCTTGTTTGCAAAATGATGCAGAAATTATTAAAAAGCTATTATACACAAACAAAATAAATTTAAGAGATAGAGTCAAAAAAGGAAGGTTATTATTACATTTTGCACATGAAAGAAATAATATAGGTGCAATGGAAGAACTAATAAAATATGGTATAGATGTGAATGAAAAAGATAGTTTAGGTTATACAGTAGCTTATTATACGGCATTAAATCAAAAAGGGAAAATTAGAAATAGAATTTTAGAGTTATTAATGCAAGGAGATAAAAATTGTATAAATGTATCAAGTCCAGTGGGAAACACGTTATTACATTATGCTTGTAGTGAACAAGACTTAGAGTTAGTTAAATTTCTAGTTAATATCAAGAATTTAAAGATTAATATGACAAATGATAAAGGTTTAGCTCCAATACATTACGCATGTGGAAATCCTAAAATGGAGATAATTAAATTATTATTGGAGAGAAAGGATCTGGACTTAAACAAACGAACAGCAAAAGGAGTTACACCTTTACATGCTTTGGCGGCAAAAGGGACAAAAGAAATGGTAAGGCTTTTCCTTGATAAAGGAGTAGATGTGAATGCGGTTGATGTGGACGAAAAAACCCCTCTTCATTATACATATTTATACAATAACGTAGAGGTAATGAGAGAGTTGTTGAATGCAGAGAAGTTAGAGATAGACAAAGATAATATTCTAAATAAATGTATTATGTTTCATATGTGTGGAAGTAGCAACGTAGATTTGATAGATTTGATATTGAAAAAATCTGGATTTAGCGTTAGAATAAAAAAAGAAACGGGTGAAAGTCTTCTATGGGAAGCTTGCAATGAAGGAAATGAAGAAGTAGTTAAATTCTTACTTGGACGACCTGGGATGGGTAAGGATGACAAAAATTCTAAAAATTCAAAGGGATTTGCACCATTACATAGAGCATGTTTTAAAAGATACATCAATATAGTAAAATTACTATTATCAGATGATGAGGTGGATATAAATATAGCGGATGAAGATGGGTGGACACCTCTACATTATATGGTACAAGCTGGTTACACTGAAATTATAGAAGTACTTCTTAATGATCCAAGAGTAAATATAAACGCAAAAGATAATGAAAGACGTACCCCACTTAGTTATGCTTGCGATCGGAAGGATATTACCATAGTGGAAATATTATTGAAAAAAGGGGCGGATATTTTAGAACAAGATAATTTTAATATTGCACCTATACATATGGTTTTTACTATGAAGGATGATAAAATCAAGGAATTATTAAAAAATGCAGCACTAGAAGAAATAAAAAAGATTTGTAAAAATAATGATATAAGTAGGTTAGGGAATTTAATAAAAAAGTGTATGCCTATTTATGCAAATTTAGCAAAAGAAAGTATAAAAATTGCTTGTGATGAAGATAATGAATTGATCTTAAAATACTTGGTAGATATTGGGGTTAACATAAATCAGAGGTATGAGAATAAAGCAACATTAACATACTATGCGTGTTTGAGAGATAACGTAAATATAGTCTCTATGTTATTACATCACAATGTAGATATAATAGATGATAATTTGATTAAGTTTGTGAATAATCATAAGGAAAGAAAGACATCAGAACTTGTTATAAAGCATGCAACATCCAAGTTTTTAAAGGCATGTGAAAGTTGCGATGAATCAGTAGCTCTAGGGTTATTAGATTATGATATGGATTTAGTAATGCTAAAAGAAAAAGGGTTGAATATATTAGAAATAGCTAATGGAAGTTTAGAGATAGCCATGGCGTTAAAGCGTAAATTATCACATAGATTACCTATTGCATTAGGAAGAAAATCTACAGATGAAGCTTTGATATTAATGGAGATGGGTGTTGACTTTGACATGAGTGACGAAAATAATAAGACAGTATTGATGTATGCTGTAGAGAATGGGTATTTTAATTTTGCAAAGGAATTAATACGTTCAGGAGTTAATATTGATACTTGTGATGTAGATGGTAGAACTATATTAATGTATGCTAGTAAAAATAATAATTTAGAATTAGTAAATATGTTATTAGACAGGGGCTTGGAGATAGAAGATAAGGATAAAATTGGCAAAAATGCATTAATGTACGCCGTAGAAAGCGGTTCTTATAAAATCATATGGCATTTTGTAGATAAAGGAGCCGATACGATGGCAGAGGATAAAAATGGAAAGAGTATACTCATGTATGCACTAGAACATAAAATGTATGGTGCTGCTAAGTATTTGCTAGAAAAAGGAGTTTCTAGTTATTATGATGTAGAGGGTAGTACATTATTAATGTATGCAGCAAAGGGATCTAGTAGAGAATTAGTTGAGCGCATTATGTTTATGGGGTTTGACGTAAATTATGCTAATGCTAAGGGAGAGAATGCGTTATTGTGGGCATCTAGAGGAGGCAACAGAGATGCAGTAGAATTTTTATTAGAGAATGGAGCAAAAGTGGATTCGTTAGATAGAAAAGAGAGAAAGCAGCTTAAGAATCTTACGAAATTAGATAGGAAAATAACAATTATGATAGCGGTACAAGAGTATGATATAAATAAAATTGAGAGATATAAGCAATATATCAATGTTGCTCTAATTTATGCAATCAAGTATAGGTATGACGTAGTTGCCAGATATGTGGTATCTGATAGAAATGTCAATATGAGATATGAAAGGGACACATTGCTTACGTATACCATAAAGATTGGAAATGTACAAATGGCGAGTTATTTGATAAAGGAAAAAGCAGATGTTAATGCCAAAAGTGAAAACAAGCTTACAGCGTTAATGGCAGCAAGCTGGTTTGGATATACGGAATTGGTTGCAAAAATAATTGAAGCAGGCGCAGAGATTGAGGCTGTGGATAATAATGGAATGTCAGCTATCTGGTATGCTTTTTTAGGATCTTGCAATAGGCAAACGATAGACTATTTATTAGAGCGAGGAGCTAAATTATGTAGGACAAACAAGTATGGTAGAAACATGTTGATGCACGCATGTGAAGCTAGGTTGGAAGGCGTAGTAAGAGAATTAATATCGAGAGGCATTAGTGTTAATTTTACTGTTAATAAAAAAGAGACGCCATTGGAGTGTGCGTTGGCAAACAAACATTATGATATAGCTGAAATGCTTATTTTAAATGATGCAAATATTGATGTAGTAAAAAATAGTTTTCAGACTATAATGGGTATGAGTTATATTTTAAGGGCGCATTTTGAGATTAATAGGATAAGATTTAAAAATAATGACAGAACATTTTTAGAGTATATAATAAGCAAGAAATCGCGTGTGTTAAAAGATTTAATTAATGAATCTATGAATGATAAAGATGAAAATGGCAAAACGACTCTTATGTATCTTTGTGAATATGGTAGTGATGTTGCAAGACTATTTATAGATAATGATATCGGTATAAATGACAGAGATACTAGCGGAGTTACACCATTGGCTTACGCAATGAAAGGAGGAAACAAAAATTTAGTAAGAGCATTAATTTGGGCTGGTGCAGATTTAAGTGCGGTTGATGGTAAGGGAAAGACTATTTTGATGTATGCAATAGAGTTAAAGCAAGATAATGTGTTAATGTATAGAGGATTAAGTGCTAAGGGAGAAGACGACGAAGGAAATACTGCACTGATTTATGCTATTAATTCAGGGAATAAGGAAATAGTAGAGGAATTATTGCTAAGAGAGGCAGATATAAATTTTTTAAATAAAAATGATAAGACTGCACTTATGGTGGCGATAGAGGCAGGTAGATATAACATAGCAAAAGTTTTGATAAATTATCGTTTAACTGATGTTAATATATATAATGAAAAAGGGGAAACTGCCTTGTCGTACGCGGCAAAAGCAAAATCAATAAACATTATAAGAGAACTTTTATTAAAGGGAGCGGTTATGCCAAAAGATGGGGATACAATATTATTTATGAAAGAACTAGTCCAAAAAGATAGTGAACTTCGTGAATTGATGAAGAAGAATATATTAAAACAAAGAAGATTAAATGAGTACGCAGGCACACCTAATATTCCAAGATCAGGCAGAATTAGTTTAAATATTCTAAGAGCAGACAAAGTAAATTCAAGTGAAAAGAAGTTTGTAAATTGATTAAAGGAAATTATAAAATTAGATCTAGGCGATTTAAATTTTGCCTAGATCTTTTTTAGTGTATTAGATTTGAGAGTGATTTAGCGCAGTATTGCTGTTATGCATAAACAAATTTATTGCAAGAAGTCCTGCCAAACCAACAATCGAGTATACAGTCCTACTAACTATAGAGCTTGAGCCGCCAAGAAGAGAAGCTACTAAGTCAAACTGAAATAAACCAACAAGAAGCCAGTTTATAGCTCCAATTATTACAATTGTCAATGAAATCTTATCTAAGGTTGATTGTTGTTGCATTTAATACAACTCCTTTAAAAGAATTTGCTCTATTAGTATTTCCATGATTAATAAAAATATTCAATTGGAATAATTTTTTTAATTAAAACATAGAAATATATAAAAGGACATGAAGTGAGGATAAAATAGTGAATAAAAACAAAATTACATTAGCGTTAGTTGGTGCATTAATTGGAATTTGTGGTATAGCAGGACATATTAGTTTAAAAGATATATCAATAAGTGAATTTGAGCCTCAAATAAGTCCAGTAAGCTGTGCGTTTATGGGAGAGGCAGAAGCAAAAAGAATCCAGGATAAGATTCCTGTGCATTTATACTATGCCACAAAGGACAACAAATTAAAGCTGGTGGTAAGGTATGTGACAGTAGAAGAGGCCCAAAAAGATATAGGGAATTTTGCGACAATTATAATGGAGGAACTGATTCGTGAACCAAAAGAAAAAGAGTTAAGAGGTGTTATTCCGAAAGGGACAAAATTAGAAAAACCTGTACAAGTGAAGAATAATATAGCTATAGTAGATTTATCAGAGGAATTTGTTAAAAATCATAAAGGAGGAATAGAGGAAGAAAAGCTTACCATATTTTCTATAGTAAACTCTATGACAGAATTAAAAGATATAAATAAAGTGAGATTTAAGGTAAATGGAAAAACATTAAAAGATTACAAAGGTAATTTTAGGTTTGATAAAGATTTTAAAAGGTTCAAATCCGAAACCCCAGGAATAACACCTACAAATACGATGTAACAATTATTTAATAAAAGTGTAATAAAAGCGATATTTACTGAGGAAATAAAAGGTGGTAAAATAATTTTAAAGAAAAAAGTTTTTGACAGAATAGTAAAGGTAAACAATTAGAGGGAGTGTTTAGATGGGATCGAAGGTGGATACAGTAAAAAGAGTTTTTGCATGGGTATTATTGCTAGGATTTGTAGCGCTGTTGGTTAATATTTTTGTTCTTCATTTTTATTTAAAAGAAAGCTTTACGATATATCTTTTGATTGCGGGGGCGTTTATTTTTATAAAAAAGAAGACTTCCTTTTAAAGTACAATAGCTCTATTACTTATGTGTGGGTATTAAAGCTAAAGTTATTATATTAAAGGCCTATGGTTAAAGTAAAAGATAGGATATTAAATTTTTATCCTATCTTTTATTATTTTTTTTTTTAGCTTAAATTCTTCTATATTTTTATAACTATTACTTTTTCTAAATAAACTCTAGCAATCTACACAAAATTTATAATTTAATCCATTATTATTATCCCAATTATTAGCGCCATCTTTAAAACATACATTCAACGAAGAAGCATATGCTACAGGTACATGTGCCTCGAATCCACTGGCTGTTTTTTTCATATTAAAATCACCTATGTGATCCCATGTATCTCCATATCCAACATGAGCAATAATAGTTGTAGCTCCACTTTGTGCTAAAAGTCCGTTATAACAAATTGTGACGTCACTGCCTGATAGCGGTACACTAGGATTTAAAATAATACCTTGATCAGTATAACAGTTTCCTCTCATAAGAAAAAAAACCTCCTTATAAAATAATATCAATAATATTATTACTCTTTTTATAAAAAATATTTATGGAAAAAACTTGAACTTATTTCCATAATATAGTAAAATTTACTAGATGGTTATATTTTGCAACAACAGTAAATAGAAATTTCGATATAATATAAAAAGAGGAGAATTAATATGGGATTTTTAGTAAATGAATATATTGATTATTTAAAAAATCAAAAGAAATTATCTAGTAGTACATTGCAATCTTATAAAAAGGATATAGAGCAATATATAGAATATCTTGATGATATGAAATGCGACGTAAAGAAGAAAACATCAAAGAGTACAATAGTAATGTATTTATTGTATTTGAAAAGTAGTAATAAAAAAACTACAACAATTTCTAGGAAGCTTGCATCGATACGATCATTTTATCAGTATTTATTAAGTATCAATTTGATAAGTGAAGATCCAACAGAATATTTGGAGTCACCTAAAATTGAAAAGAAAAAACCTGAAATTTTAACGCAAAGTGAGATAGAAAATTTGTTGAATCAACCAGAATGTACGAATCAAAAAGGAATACGGGATAAAGCTATGCTGGAATTAATATGTGCAACAGGAATAAGGGTTAGCGAATTAACGTCACTTAATTTAGAAGATATAAATTGGGATGAGAATATAATATATTGCGGAAGTGATGATACCAAAAGAGCGTTATGGATTTCAAATTATGTTCTAAAATGTTTGTCAAACTATATACACAATTCACGAAATGGAGATCAAAAAGAGAGTGCTTTATTTTTAAATATTTACGGAAAAAGAATAACAAGGCAGGGTTTTTGGAAAATAATTAAATTTTATAAAAACAAAGCAAGTATAGAAAAAGATGTCACACCACATACACTAAGACATTCGTTAGCAGTTAAATTAATCAAAAGTGGCAAAAATTTGAAAGAAATAAAAAATATACTAGGATTTAAGGATGAGTCTTCCGCTAACATATATAAAAATATGCGATTAGCGCAATTAGATTGAAGTATATACAATAATAGCTTACATTAGTTTGATTTTTAAATTGAATATGATCACCATAAATAAAATATTTTTACAGTAATCATAAAAAAATATTAATAACAATAATAAACAAACTAATTTTATGAGAATATTATTATATATACTTGATAATAATGTAAATAAGTTGTATAATAGCATACGGTATCAGAAACAAGGTATCAAGAGATCGAAGTTTTTTGAGAGCTTAAAGGAGGAGAAATGAGCAGATTATTTGGCACAGACGGAGTAAGAGGGATTGTAGACAAAGAATTAACAAAAGATTTAGCATATAGATTGGGAATAGCAGGGGCAAGAGTTTTAGCAAGAAGTTCTAGGCCTAAAATTTTGATAGGCTGTGATACCAGGATATCGTGTGGCATGTTGTGTGATGCATTAGTTGCAGGAATAGAGGAGGAAGGTGGAGTTGCAGTTGTTTTAGGAGTTATACCAACTCCAGCAGTTGCAGTTTTAACAAGGTTGTATGAGGCAGATGCGGCTATTATGATATCAGCTTCACATAATCCGTATGAGTTTAATGGCATAAAGTTTTTTGATAGAAATGGCTATAAATTATCGGATGATGTGGAAGATAAGATCGAGCAAGAAGTTTTAGCTATGAAAGAAGAGTTTAGCAATAGGAGTGTTAGAATAAAAAGATGTGATGGTGCAGAAGGAGATTATTTGAATTATATAAGGGGAGTAACAGATGTTTCATTGGATGGTCTTAATATAGTGTTAGACTGTGCTAATGGTGCGGCATCTAATTTAGCGCCGAGATTGTTTGAAGGTTTAGGTGCGAACGTATTTGTGATACATAATACTCCTAATGGAACAAACATAAATAAAGAATGTGGTTCAACACATATAGAGAGTTTACAAGAGGAGGTCTTGCTAAGGAATGCAGATATAGGTTTTGCATTTGATGGAGACGCAGATAGAGTTCTTGCAGTTGATGAAAAAGGGGAAGTATTAGATGGTGACAAAATATTAGCTGTTATAGGAAGTTATATGAAGTCAGAAGGTAAGCTTAAGAATAACACGATAGTTGTTACAATTATGAGTAATCTAGGTTTTGATGTTATGGCAAGACAGAAGGGTATAAATGTTGCAAAAACAAAAGTTGGAGACAGATATGTTTTAGAGAAAATGTTGCAAGACGGATATGAAATAGGTGGTGAGCAGTCTGGGCATGTCATATTATTAAAATATAACACGACTGGTGATGGGATGCTAACAGCGATAAAATTTTTAGAAGTTTTGAAAGCTTCAAAAGAGAAGTGTTCCAAGCTTGCTGGTATAATGGAGTCATATCCTCAGGTGTTAAAGAATGCAAGGGTTAAGAATGAGAATAAACGTAAGTGCTTAGAAGATGAATTTATAAAAAATATGTGCAAAGAATTAGAAGATGAGTTTAAAATGGAAGGAAGAGTGGTTATAAGGCCTTCTGGAACAGAGCCATTGATTCGGGTAATGATAGAAGGAAAAGATGAAGAGTATATAAATGAAAAAGCTATCATGTTAGCTGCAGAGATAGAAAAAAGAGGAGGAAGCGATACCTATTATGTATGAATATAGTAGGGTCTAAAAATATAGTAAAGATTTGATGAAGCGAGGTTAGAAAAATGTGCGGAATAGTTGGTTACATAGGTGGTAGAAATGCAGCACAAGTGTTAGTTAACGGATTGAAGAAGCTTGAATATAGAGGATATGATTCAGCTGGTATTGCATTATTTGAAAACAATCAAATTAATGTTGTCAAGTGTAAGGGCAGGTTGAGTTCTCTAGAGGAAAAGATAAGTGTAATTAATCCTATAGGTAATATAGGCATTGGTCATACTAGATGGGCTACGCATGGAGAACCTAATGATATAAATTCCCATCCGCATGTCAGTCATTCGGGGAATCTTGCAGTTGTACATAATGGGATTGTGGAGAATTATATAAA
This region includes:
- a CDS encoding GGDEF domain-containing protein — translated: MSKNKKAVSIKTKIIKPMILVLFLQIVIILLTACFGDTTSELRSNSYNLLVKDGEIIKYTVEDIFSKYVISDKDYQAINSKLKLQEINVDTVDNAIIAVGGDLENIIKEMDVEGAFIVLDQNLTRKDEGKLGIYLNKDLTASVGSLKALKELNLRANSSWNDSFKIDQSKSSDFYNKIANVAKIGSVSNYRDYGYWGKPVNKGENGAICVTYTLPLVRDNGTFYGVMGIEISSDIIRKIFNEKYQVNGTCSFIAYGKENTVDAISLIPDDSNMYIINILDHVKNREDIYKVQGVPNSEGESNVVYLSDLKIDSVGKYIKGEDIRVLTTTTEENLLVIQDRILKDLVVGMMIALVCGIIISIFTASFVASPITRLVNNVKRMNPSKEIKLERVGITQVDALAMSIENLGKNVLDNASKLSQIINLVNMPIGAFEYYDNSNMVYCTQSFFSVVGMPVSESEDLFINMEKFKKVLSEITKDRLQNEKNVYRIEQDGKEEYIRVKMLINNQKTLGVVVNVTDDILKKQKIEYERDHDVLTGLLNRIAFKREVANYMANQKNEKVAAFLMWDLDSLKYMNDTFGHELGDKYIKMAADAINKFTKYGGIAGRIGGDEFTAFVGGFETKDEIRQIINKVKRDFDATEIELPNGTKKAMSASMGVAWYPQDSIDYEELCKYADYAMYEVKKSTKGALKEFDINTFKSDYDKYE
- a CDS encoding ankyrin repeat domain-containing protein produces the protein MKEFVNVLRRSDFFEMSSIESNLKLLDLHIRNGSIKLNTLSSEGSTILHRAVSAQKEDVVEYLVNLKKDNVYMVDVNKEDKNKMTPLLLAVFGGHTKIVDILLKREDILLMTDDVMRDPLYAACLQNDAEIIKKLLYTNKINLRDRVKKGRLLLHFAHERNNIGAMEELIKYGIDVNEKDSLGYTVAYYTALNQKGKIRNRILELLMQGDKNCINVSSPVGNTLLHYACSEQDLELVKFLVNIKNLKINMTNDKGLAPIHYACGNPKMEIIKLLLERKDLDLNKRTAKGVTPLHALAAKGTKEMVRLFLDKGVDVNAVDVDEKTPLHYTYLYNNVEVMRELLNAEKLEIDKDNILNKCIMFHMCGSSNVDLIDLILKKSGFSVRIKKETGESLLWEACNEGNEEVVKFLLGRPGMGKDDKNSKNSKGFAPLHRACFKRYINIVKLLLSDDEVDINIADEDGWTPLHYMVQAGYTEIIEVLLNDPRVNINAKDNERRTPLSYACDRKDITIVEILLKKGADILEQDNFNIAPIHMVFTMKDDKIKELLKNAALEEIKKICKNNDISRLGNLIKKCMPIYANLAKESIKIACDEDNELILKYLVDIGVNINQRYENKATLTYYACLRDNVNIVSMLLHHNVDIIDDNLIKFVNNHKERKTSELVIKHATSKFLKACESCDESVALGLLDYDMDLVMLKEKGLNILEIANGSLEIAMALKRKLSHRLPIALGRKSTDEALILMEMGVDFDMSDENNKTVLMYAVENGYFNFAKELIRSGVNIDTCDVDGRTILMYASKNNNLELVNMLLDRGLEIEDKDKIGKNALMYAVESGSYKIIWHFVDKGADTMAEDKNGKSILMYALEHKMYGAAKYLLEKGVSSYYDVEGSTLLMYAAKGSSRELVERIMFMGFDVNYANAKGENALLWASRGGNRDAVEFLLENGAKVDSLDRKERKQLKNLTKLDRKITIMIAVQEYDINKIERYKQYINVALIYAIKYRYDVVARYVVSDRNVNMRYERDTLLTYTIKIGNVQMASYLIKEKADVNAKSENKLTALMAASWFGYTELVAKIIEAGAEIEAVDNNGMSAIWYAFLGSCNRQTIDYLLERGAKLCRTNKYGRNMLMHACEARLEGVVRELISRGISVNFTVNKKETPLECALANKHYDIAEMLILNDANIDVVKNSFQTIMGMSYILRAHFEINRIRFKNNDRTFLEYIISKKSRVLKDLINESMNDKDENGKTTLMYLCEYGSDVARLFIDNDIGINDRDTSGVTPLAYAMKGGNKNLVRALIWAGADLSAVDGKGKTILMYAIELKQDNVLMYRGLSAKGEDDEGNTALIYAINSGNKEIVEELLLREADINFLNKNDKTALMVAIEAGRYNIAKVLINYRLTDVNIYNEKGETALSYAAKAKSINIIRELLLKGAVMPKDGDTILFMKELVQKDSELRELMKKNILKQRRLNEYAGTPNIPRSGRISLNILRADKVNSSEKKFVN
- a CDS encoding DUF378 domain-containing protein, producing the protein MQQQSTLDKISLTIVIIGAINWLLVGLFQFDLVASLLGGSSSIVSRTVYSIVGLAGLLAINLFMHNSNTALNHSQI
- a CDS encoding GerMN domain-containing protein, whose amino-acid sequence is MNKNKITLALVGALIGICGIAGHISLKDISISEFEPQISPVSCAFMGEAEAKRIQDKIPVHLYYATKDNKLKLVVRYVTVEEAQKDIGNFATIIMEELIREPKEKELRGVIPKGTKLEKPVQVKNNIAIVDLSEEFVKNHKGGIEEEKLTIFSIVNSMTELKDINKVRFKVNGKTLKDYKGNFRFDKDFKRFKSETPGITPTNTM
- a CDS encoding carbohydrate-binding protein — encoded protein: MRGNCYTDQGIILNPSVPLSGSDVTICYNGLLAQSGATTIIAHVGYGDTWDHIGDFNMKKTASGFEAHVPVAYASSLNVCFKDGANNWDNNNGLNYKFCVDC
- a CDS encoding tyrosine-type recombinase/integrase, producing the protein MGFLVNEYIDYLKNQKKLSSSTLQSYKKDIEQYIEYLDDMKCDVKKKTSKSTIVMYLLYLKSSNKKTTTISRKLASIRSFYQYLLSINLISEDPTEYLESPKIEKKKPEILTQSEIENLLNQPECTNQKGIRDKAMLELICATGIRVSELTSLNLEDINWDENIIYCGSDDTKRALWISNYVLKCLSNYIHNSRNGDQKESALFLNIYGKRITRQGFWKIIKFYKNKASIEKDVTPHTLRHSLAVKLIKSGKNLKEIKNILGFKDESSANIYKNMRLAQLD
- a CDS encoding phosphoglucosamine mutase — translated: MSRLFGTDGVRGIVDKELTKDLAYRLGIAGARVLARSSRPKILIGCDTRISCGMLCDALVAGIEEEGGVAVVLGVIPTPAVAVLTRLYEADAAIMISASHNPYEFNGIKFFDRNGYKLSDDVEDKIEQEVLAMKEEFSNRSVRIKRCDGAEGDYLNYIRGVTDVSLDGLNIVLDCANGAASNLAPRLFEGLGANVFVIHNTPNGTNINKECGSTHIESLQEEVLLRNADIGFAFDGDADRVLAVDEKGEVLDGDKILAVIGSYMKSEGKLKNNTIVVTIMSNLGFDVMARQKGINVAKTKVGDRYVLEKMLQDGYEIGGEQSGHVILLKYNTTGDGMLTAIKFLEVLKASKEKCSKLAGIMESYPQVLKNARVKNENKRKCLEDEFIKNMCKELEDEFKMEGRVVIRPSGTEPLIRVMIEGKDEEYINEKAIMLAAEIEKRGGSDTYYV